The following proteins are co-located in the Sphingorhabdus lutea genome:
- a CDS encoding acyl-CoA ligase (AMP-forming), exosortase A system-associated: MKSSSPTPHPVPLDHIILKGRSDDIALIIKDEQYSYERLNLYIGRFAFWLRSQNVNSGDRVACWSGKGIIACIMPIAAARAGLIYVPINPLLKAGQVAHIMHDSGAKLIIANKGRLAALNEHDENIENFAIYEEQQVFAALQNDIPSWPMNPGDLDVDSLCAILYTSGSTGRPKGVMLSHANLTLGAQSVAHYLAMERDDVTLAVLPLSFDYGQNQLFSTWYAGGAVVPLDYLLPRDVVKACEKYCVTTLAAVPPLWVQLVEQHWPEEAVRHMRRLTNSGGALTQNLVQKLRSFFPKSKIFAMYGLTEAFRSTFLDPDLIDTHPTSMGRAIPFAEIMVVNKNGEKAAPDEEGELVHAGPLVAKGYWQDAKRTSERFRPAPDFSEYGAMAVWSGDTVKRAADGLLYFMGRDDAMIKVSGNRVSPTEIEEIAIASHIAAEACAIGRKDEKLGEAIILFVRAVDKEAGDNQDKLSSYLRQNLPNFMQPQEMIWLDIFPKNANGKLDRTALIEKIQG; this comes from the coding sequence ATGAAGTCTTCATCTCCGACACCCCATCCGGTTCCTCTTGACCATATCATCTTGAAAGGGCGCAGCGACGATATTGCCTTAATCATTAAGGATGAACAATATAGCTATGAAAGATTGAACCTATATATTGGGCGTTTTGCTTTTTGGCTACGGTCGCAAAATGTAAATAGCGGGGATCGTGTTGCTTGTTGGAGCGGCAAGGGGATTATCGCCTGTATCATGCCAATTGCCGCCGCGCGTGCGGGGCTTATTTATGTGCCGATAAATCCATTGTTAAAGGCGGGGCAAGTCGCGCATATTATGCATGATAGCGGCGCAAAGTTGATTATTGCAAATAAGGGCAGATTGGCCGCCCTGAATGAACATGATGAAAATATAGAAAATTTTGCTATATATGAAGAACAGCAAGTCTTTGCCGCATTGCAAAATGACATACCGTCATGGCCGATGAACCCGGGCGATTTAGATGTCGATAGCCTGTGCGCGATTTTATATACATCAGGGTCAACCGGACGGCCCAAGGGTGTGATGTTAAGCCATGCCAATTTAACATTGGGCGCACAATCAGTGGCGCATTATTTGGCAATGGAGCGAGATGATGTGACATTGGCGGTTTTGCCATTAAGTTTTGATTATGGCCAAAATCAGCTATTTTCCACATGGTATGCGGGCGGCGCGGTTGTGCCATTGGATTATTTATTGCCGCGTGATGTGGTAAAGGCATGTGAGAAATATTGCGTCACCACGCTTGCCGCTGTTCCCCCCCTATGGGTGCAATTGGTGGAGCAGCATTGGCCAGAGGAAGCCGTGCGGCATATGCGCCGATTGACCAATAGCGGCGGGGCGTTAACCCAAAATTTGGTGCAAAAATTGCGGTCATTTTTCCCCAAAAGTAAAATTTTCGCCATGTATGGTTTGACCGAGGCATTTCGTTCAACATTCCTTGATCCTGATTTAATTGACACGCATCCAACATCCATGGGCCGCGCCATTCCCTTTGCCGAAATTATGGTGGTGAATAAAAATGGTGAAAAGGCTGCCCCTGATGAGGAAGGGGAGCTGGTTCATGCCGGCCCATTGGTGGCCAAAGGATATTGGCAAGATGCAAAACGAACCAGTGAGCGTTTTCGCCCTGCGCCTGATTTTTCCGAATATGGCGCTATGGCCGTTTGGTCGGGCGACACGGTAAAGCGGGCAGCGGATGGTTTATTATATTTTATGGGCCGTGATGATGCGATGATAAAGGTGTCGGGCAATCGGGTTAGCCCGACCGAAATTGAAGAGATTGCCATTGCGTCACATATTGCGGCAGAGGCATGTGCCATTGGACGCAAGGATGAAAAATTGGGGGAGGCGATTATTTTATTTGTGCGGGCCGTGGATAAGGAAGCGGGGGATAATCAGGATAAATTATCATCATATTTAAGGCAAAATTTGCCCAATTTCATGCAACCGCAAGAAATGATATGGTTGGATATATTTCCCAAAAATGCGAATGGAAAACTTGATCGCACCGCATTGATAGAAAAGATTCAAGGATGA
- a CDS encoding phosphopantetheine-binding protein, giving the protein MNLNDHDGNENTSIMSDDLITKVKEILRDALGLSDHQIDEMDLSTELFGALPELDSMAIATLLTEMEDRLDIIVDDEDVDGELFATLGSLVTYARIKTKGK; this is encoded by the coding sequence ATGAATTTAAATGATCATGATGGCAATGAAAACACATCCATCATGTCCGATGATCTGATTACCAAGGTAAAGGAAATTTTGCGCGATGCGCTTGGCCTTTCCGATCATCAAATTGATGAGATGGATTTATCCACCGAATTATTTGGCGCACTGCCCGAACTTGATTCCATGGCCATTGCGACCTTGTTAACCGAGATGGAAGACCGGTTGGATATCATTGTCGATGATGAGGATGTCGACGGCGAATTATTCGCCACATTGGGCAGTTTAGTTACCTATGCGCGGATTAAAACCAAAGGTAAATGA
- a CDS encoding GNAT family N-acetyltransferase: MPKSEHLDNILDLQAKMRGGLDRDAQPHLFNRIDWLDYLIRYAMPKDRQYLFLTSGGDNARAVLPLYKHGFGQYHSLSNWYNFTFQPIFSGCKDLPDRMALLRAIAVNAHQKMWHICLTPVPDEDDITDQIITAFTQSGWIAYTRPIDENHILRLNGRSFDEYWATRPGQLRNTVKRKAKKNAVSIRIDKNFTPENWRDYEKIYAKSWKPGEGNPVFLQNLAKNEAEYGSLRLGLAYADDVPVAAQFWTVENGHALIHKLAHDEKYKNLSAGSLLSAALFQHVIDVDKVDIIDFGTGSDPYKKDWMEEVRHRNRINLYWPAHPCSWPYIVKNKLVALAERKKNGQDS; encoded by the coding sequence GTGCCAAAAAGTGAACATCTGGATAATATTCTTGACCTGCAAGCGAAAATGCGGGGCGGATTAGACCGTGATGCACAACCGCATTTATTTAACCGAATTGATTGGCTGGATTATCTTATCCGCTATGCAATGCCAAAGGATAGGCAATATTTATTTTTAACCAGTGGTGGTGATAATGCGCGGGCGGTTTTGCCGCTGTATAAACATGGTTTTGGGCAATATCATTCGCTTTCCAATTGGTATAATTTCACCTTTCAACCCATATTTTCGGGCTGTAAAGACTTGCCCGACCGTATGGCATTATTGCGGGCCATTGCCGTTAATGCGCATCAAAAAATGTGGCATATCTGCCTTACCCCTGTGCCGGATGAAGATGATATTACCGACCAAATCATCACTGCCTTTACCCAATCGGGATGGATTGCTTATACCCGACCCATTGATGAAAATCATATTTTGCGCCTTAATGGCCGCAGCTTTGATGAATATTGGGCCACGCGCCCTGGCCAATTGCGCAATACGGTAAAGCGAAAGGCAAAAAAAAATGCCGTTTCGATAAGAATCGATAAAAATTTTACCCCTGAAAATTGGCGCGATTATGAAAAAATCTATGCCAAAAGCTGGAAACCGGGTGAAGGAAACCCCGTTTTTTTACAAAATCTGGCCAAGAATGAGGCCGAATATGGAAGTCTGCGATTGGGCCTTGCCTATGCCGATGATGTGCCTGTGGCAGCGCAATTTTGGACAGTGGAAAATGGCCATGCCTTAATCCATAAATTGGCGCATGACGAAAAATATAAAAATCTTTCCGCAGGAAGTTTATTAAGCGCGGCATTATTTCAACATGTTATCGATGTGGACAAGGTAGATATCATTGATTTTGGGACGGGCAGCGATCCATATAAAAAAGATTGGATGGAGGAGGTGCGCCACCGCAATCGTATAAACCTATATTGGCCTGCCCATCCGTGCAGCTGGCCCTATATCGTAAAAAACAAGCTAGTTGCTCTTGCCGAACGCAAAAAAAATGGCCAAGACAGTTAA
- a CDS encoding pyridoxal-dependent decarboxylase, exosortase A system-associated — MKKLGPIPQGYAAQNGELIIAGQCVSEIAAAAGSTPLFIYSKDMLDGRIALLRQSMPQKLAVHYAMKANPFGPFLQHIYPMVDGIDIASGGELDIAIKNGVDPEKISFAGPGKRDEELSKAIKCGVTINLESENEMARAIAIGRQLNIIPNLAVRVNPSFDLKGSGMKMGGGAKQFGVDEERVPAMVRALIDQGANWRGFHIFSGSQALSADAIIDAQAQTINLAARLCNEIGVPAPKVNLGGGFGIAYFPGDMPLDVFAIGMALEEKLNNLPPILQNTHFCIELGRYISGEAGVYVTKIIDKKISHGEIFLITDGGLHHQLAASGNFGTVVRRNYPVAIANKFESTDQEVASVVGCLCTPLDRLADQALLPRAEIGDIVAVFCAGAYGATASPSAFLGQGHAQEILL; from the coding sequence ATGAAGAAATTAGGACCTATTCCGCAGGGCTATGCAGCCCAAAATGGCGAGCTGATCATCGCTGGGCAATGCGTGAGTGAAATTGCCGCAGCGGCCGGTTCAACCCCGCTATTCATCTATAGCAAGGACATGTTGGATGGCCGAATAGCGTTGCTGCGCCAATCCATGCCCCAAAAATTGGCGGTGCATTATGCGATGAAGGCCAATCCATTTGGTCCTTTCTTACAGCATATTTACCCTATGGTTGACGGCATTGATATTGCATCAGGTGGGGAATTGGATATTGCGATTAAAAATGGCGTTGATCCTGAGAAAATTAGTTTTGCCGGCCCTGGAAAGCGCGATGAGGAATTAAGCAAAGCAATAAAATGCGGCGTCACCATAAATTTGGAATCCGAAAATGAAATGGCGCGCGCCATCGCCATTGGCAGGCAATTAAATATAATCCCCAATTTGGCCGTGCGTGTTAACCCATCATTTGATTTAAAAGGGTCGGGGATGAAAATGGGCGGCGGGGCAAAGCAATTTGGTGTGGATGAGGAGCGCGTTCCCGCCATGGTTCGTGCATTGATTGACCAAGGCGCAAATTGGCGCGGGTTTCACATTTTTTCTGGATCGCAGGCGTTGTCTGCCGATGCGATTATTGATGCACAGGCGCAAACAATTAATTTGGCCGCCCGTCTTTGCAACGAAATTGGCGTGCCCGCGCCCAAGGTGAATTTGGGCGGCGGTTTTGGCATTGCATATTTTCCTGGCGACATGCCCTTGGATGTTTTTGCCATTGGCATGGCATTGGAGGAAAAGTTGAATAATTTGCCGCCAATTTTGCAAAATACCCATTTTTGTATTGAGCTTGGCCGATATATTTCGGGAGAAGCGGGCGTATATGTGACCAAGATAATTGATAAAAAAATCAGCCATGGTGAAATATTCCTGATCACCGATGGCGGATTGCACCATCAATTGGCGGCAAGCGGCAATTTTGGAACGGTGGTACGGCGCAATTATCCTGTGGCGATTGCCAATAAATTTGAATCAACTGATCAAGAAGTCGCCTCTGTGGTGGGTTGTTTATGCACCCCATTGGACCGATTGGCCGATCAGGCATTGCTGCCACGGGCGGAAATTGGCGATATTGTCGCGGTATTTTGTGCAGGCGCATATGGCGCAACGGCCAGCCCATCGGCATTTTTAGGGCAGGGCCATGCCCAAGAGATTTTATTGTAA